From one Streptomyces sp. NBC_01478 genomic stretch:
- the mreD gene encoding rod shape-determining protein MreD, which yields MRVNRILLSVPLVVVALVIQVSVLARLHLPGAVPDLLLLTVLGLAMVYGHVAGALIGFGAGLLADLAPPADHAAGRYALVLCVIGYLAGLAKPENGRLKSATGPMAVVVAAAIGATVLYAGVGALVGDTAARHVGLGSLLFTAALYDLLLAPFVVPGVMALARRADNDPLAETNAAKSADISSGWLSSGTGLKIGGQRGGLRMKTARARVARAGRIKGVKRL from the coding sequence ATGCGTGTCAACCGGATCCTGCTCTCCGTGCCGCTGGTCGTCGTCGCCCTCGTGATCCAGGTGAGCGTCCTCGCCCGCCTCCACCTCCCGGGCGCCGTCCCCGACCTGCTGCTCCTCACGGTCCTCGGCCTGGCCATGGTCTACGGCCATGTCGCGGGCGCCCTCATCGGCTTCGGCGCGGGCCTCCTCGCCGACCTCGCCCCGCCCGCCGACCACGCGGCCGGCCGCTACGCCCTCGTCCTGTGCGTCATCGGCTACCTCGCGGGCCTGGCGAAACCGGAGAACGGCCGCCTGAAGTCGGCGACCGGCCCGATGGCCGTCGTGGTCGCCGCCGCGATCGGCGCCACCGTCCTGTACGCCGGTGTCGGCGCCCTCGTCGGAGACACCGCCGCCCGCCATGTGGGCCTGGGCAGCCTGCTGTTCACGGCCGCCCTGTACGACCTGCTGCTCGCCCCGTTCGTCGTCCCCGGCGTCATGGCGCTGGCCCGGCGCGCCGACAACGACCCGCTCGCCGAGACCAATGCCGCCAAGTCGGCCGACATCTCCTCGGGTTGGCTCTCGTCCGGCACCGGTCTCAAGATCGGCGGCCAGCGCGGCGGACTGCGGATGAAGACCGCCCGCGCGCGCGTGGCCCGGGCGGGACGTATCAAGGGGGTCAAGAGGCTTTGA
- the mreC gene encoding rod shape-determining protein MreC, with the protein MRDTRESRLLLVLLIAVAFALITVDIRGGQDSPVDGARRAAAAVFGPIENGVSSAVDPVGDAVSAVRDSGERHDRLAVLEKENAALKAKLGSDDRNRSRLDQLDKLVKVAGEGQYGIKGAQVIAIGAAQSFSWTITIDVGANDGIKRDMTVLNGNGLVGRVTTVGPDSATVLLANDPDFTVGTRMEGSDELGFASGEGDGPLRVELLNGKAEVKKGDRLVTFGSEADKPFVPGVPVGVVSRVDPSGGGLTRTLYVTPYVNFTKLDIVGVVVEAPKKDPRDTVLPAKPKPTPIPTVTVTVTPSANAPVDGQQQQ; encoded by the coding sequence GTGAGGGACACACGAGAGAGCCGGCTGCTCCTGGTGCTGCTGATCGCCGTAGCGTTCGCGTTGATCACGGTGGACATCCGGGGAGGGCAGGACTCACCGGTCGACGGTGCCCGCCGGGCCGCGGCCGCCGTGTTCGGCCCGATCGAGAACGGTGTGTCGTCCGCCGTCGACCCGGTCGGTGACGCGGTCTCAGCGGTCCGCGACTCCGGTGAGCGGCACGACCGGCTCGCCGTCCTGGAGAAGGAGAACGCGGCCCTCAAGGCGAAGCTCGGCAGCGACGACCGCAACCGCAGCCGTCTCGACCAGCTCGACAAACTGGTGAAGGTGGCCGGCGAGGGCCAGTACGGCATCAAGGGTGCCCAGGTCATCGCGATAGGAGCCGCCCAGAGCTTCTCCTGGACGATCACCATCGACGTCGGCGCCAACGACGGCATCAAGCGCGACATGACCGTCCTCAACGGCAACGGACTGGTCGGCCGCGTCACCACCGTCGGCCCCGACTCCGCGACCGTCCTCCTCGCCAACGACCCCGACTTCACCGTCGGCACCCGCATGGAGGGCAGCGACGAACTCGGCTTCGCCTCCGGTGAGGGCGACGGCCCGCTGCGCGTCGAACTCCTCAACGGCAAGGCGGAGGTGAAGAAGGGCGACCGTCTGGTCACCTTCGGCTCGGAGGCCGACAAGCCGTTCGTGCCCGGCGTCCCCGTCGGTGTCGTCTCCCGCGTCGACCCCTCCGGCGGCGGCCTGACCCGCACGCTGTACGTCACGCCGTACGTCAACTTCACCAAGCTCGACATCGTCGGCGTGGTCGTGGAGGCCCCGAAGAAGGACCCGCGCGACACGGTCCTGCCGGCGAAGCCCAAGCCGACCCCGATCCCGACGGTGACCGTCACGGTCACCCCGTCCGCGAACGCGCCGGTCGACGGCCAGCAACAGCAGTAG
- a CDS encoding rod shape-determining protein, translating to MSFIGRDMAVDLGTANTLVYVRGRGIVLNEPSVVAINTNTGGILAVGSEAKKMIGRTPGNIVAVRPLKDGVIADFEITERMLRYFILKIHKRRYLARPRVVVCVPSGITGVERRAVIEASSQAGARQVHIIEEPMAAAIGSGLPVHEATGNMVVDIGGGTTEVAVISLGGIVTAQSIRVAGDELDNAIIQHIKKEYSLLLGERTAEQIKITIGSAYDLDDDQHTEIRGRDLVSGLPKTVVISAAEVRKAIEEPVNAIVDAVKTTLDKCPPELSGDIMDRGIVLTGGGALLQGLDERLRRETGMPIHIAEDPLDSVALGSGKCVEEFEALQQVLDAQPRR from the coding sequence ATGTCGTTCATCGGCCGTGACATGGCTGTCGACCTCGGGACCGCCAACACGCTGGTGTACGTCAGGGGTCGCGGGATCGTACTCAACGAGCCGTCCGTCGTCGCGATCAACACCAACACCGGTGGCATTCTCGCGGTCGGCTCGGAAGCCAAGAAGATGATCGGGCGCACGCCCGGCAACATCGTTGCCGTACGTCCGCTGAAGGACGGTGTCATCGCCGACTTCGAGATCACCGAGCGCATGCTCCGCTACTTCATCTTGAAGATCCACAAGCGGCGCTATCTGGCCCGTCCCCGTGTCGTCGTCTGTGTGCCCTCGGGCATCACGGGCGTCGAGCGCCGTGCCGTCATCGAGGCGTCGTCCCAGGCCGGGGCCCGCCAGGTGCACATCATCGAGGAGCCCATGGCCGCGGCCATCGGCTCCGGCCTGCCGGTCCACGAGGCCACGGGCAACATGGTGGTGGACATCGGCGGCGGCACCACGGAGGTCGCGGTCATCTCGCTCGGTGGCATCGTCACCGCCCAGTCCATCCGCGTCGCGGGCGACGAGTTGGACAACGCGATCATCCAGCACATCAAGAAGGAGTACTCGCTCCTTCTGGGTGAGCGGACGGCTGAGCAGATCAAGATCACGATTGGTTCCGCGTACGACCTCGACGACGACCAGCACACCGAAATCCGCGGCCGGGACCTGGTCTCCGGCCTGCCCAAGACCGTCGTCATCTCGGCCGCCGAAGTCCGCAAGGCGATCGAGGAGCCCGTCAACGCGATCGTCGACGCGGTGAAGACGACCCTCGACAAGTGCCCGCCGGAGCTCTCCGGCGACATCATGGACCGCGGAATCGTTCTGACCGGCGGCGGAGCCCTGCTGCAGGGTCTCGACGAGCGGCTGCGCCGGGAGACCGGAATGCCGATCCACATCGCCGAGGACCCGCTGGACAGCGTGGCGCTCGGCTCCGGCAAGTGCGTCGAGGAATTCGAGGCGCTCCAGCAGGTTCTGGACGCCCAGCCGCGCAGATGA
- the ndk gene encoding nucleoside-diphosphate kinase, which yields MTQRTLVLLKPDAVRRGLTGEIISRIERKAGWQITALELRTLDQDTLEQHYGEHKGKPFYEPLVEFMASGPVVALIVEGERVIEGVRALAGPTDPIAASPGSIRGDFGVIVRENLIHASDSEESAEREVKIFFPGRS from the coding sequence GTGACCCAGCGCACCCTCGTCCTGCTCAAGCCCGACGCCGTACGTCGTGGCCTGACCGGCGAGATCATCAGCCGCATCGAGCGCAAGGCCGGCTGGCAGATCACCGCGCTGGAGCTGCGCACCCTGGACCAGGACACCCTGGAGCAGCACTACGGCGAGCACAAGGGCAAGCCCTTCTACGAGCCGCTGGTGGAGTTCATGGCCTCCGGTCCCGTCGTCGCCCTGATCGTCGAGGGCGAGCGGGTCATCGAGGGTGTACGCGCGCTGGCCGGTCCGACCGACCCGATCGCCGCCTCGCCGGGCTCGATCCGCGGGGACTTCGGTGTCATCGTCCGGGAGAACCTGATCCACGCCTCGGACTCGGAGGAGTCCGCCGAACGCGAGGTGAAGATCTTCTTCCCGGGGCGTTCCTGA